One window of the Bos mutus isolate GX-2022 chromosome X, NWIPB_WYAK_1.1, whole genome shotgun sequence genome contains the following:
- the MED12 gene encoding mediator of RNA polymerase II transcription subunit 12 isoform X6: MAAFGILSYEHRPLKRPRLGPPDVYPQDPKQKEDELTALNVKQGFNNQPAVSGDEHGTAKNVNFNPAKISSNFNSIITEKLRCNTLPDIGRRKPQVNQKDNFWLVTARSQSAINTWFTDLAGTKPLTQLAKKVPIFSKKEEVFGYLAKYTVPVMRAAWLIKMTCAYYAAISETKVKKRHIDPFTEWTQIITKCLWEQLQKMAEYYRPGPAGSGGCGSTIGPLPHDVEMAIRQWDYNEKLAMFMFQDGMLDRHEFLTWVLECFEKIRPGEDELLKLLLPLLLRYSGEFVQSAYLSRRLAYFCTRRLALQLDGVSSHSSHVMSAQSTSTLPTTPAPQPPSSSTPSTPFSDLLMCPQHRPLVFGLSCILQTILLCCPSALVWHYSLTDSRIKTGSPLDHLPIAPSNLPMPEGNSAFTQQVRAKLREIEQQIKERGQAVEVRWSFDKCQEATAGFTIGRVLHTLEVLDSHSFERSDFSNSLDSLCNRIFGLGPSKDGHEISSDDDAVVSLLCEWAVSCKRSGRHRAMVVAKLLEKRQAEIEAERCGESEAADEKGSIASGSLSAPSAPIFQDVLLQFLDTQAPMLTDPRSESERVEFFNLVLLFCELIRHDVFSHNMYTCTLISRGDLAFGAPGPRPPSPFDDPADDPERKEAEGSSSSKLEDPGLSESMDIDPSSSVLFEDMEKPDFSLFSPTMPCEGKGSPSPEKPDVEKEVKPPPKEKLEGTLGVLYDQPRHVQYATHFPIPQEESCSHECNQRLVVLFGVGKQRDDARHAIKKITKDILKVLNRKGTAETDQLAPIVPLNPGDLTFLGGEDGQKRRRNRPEAFPTAEDIFAKFQHLSHYDQHQVTAQVSRNVLEQITSFALGMSYHLPLVQHVQFIFDLMEYSLSISGLIDFAIQLLNELSVVEAELLLKSSDLVGSYTTSLCLCIVAVLRHYHACLILNQDQMAQVFEGLCGVVKHGMNRSDGSSAERCILAYLYDLYTSCSHLKSKFGELFSDFCSKVKNTIYCNVEPSESNMRWAPEFMIDTLENPAAHTFTYTGLGKSLSENPANRYSFVCNALMHVCVGHHDSDRVNDIAILCAELTGYCKSLSAEWLGVLKALCCSSNNGTCGFNDLLCNVDVSDLSFHDSLATFVAILIARQCLLLEDLIRCAAIPSLLNAACSEQDSEPGARLTCRILLHLFKTPQLNPCQSDGNKPTVGIRSSCDRHLLAASQNRIVDGAVFAVLKAVFVLGDAELKGSGFTVTGGTEELPEEEGGGGSGSRRQGGRNISVETASLDVYAKYVLRSICQQEWVGERCLKSLCEDSNDLQDPVLSSAQAQRLMQLICYPHRLLDNEDGENPQRQRIKRILQNLDQWTMRQSSLELQLMIKQTPNNEMNSLLENIAKATIEVFQQSAETGSSSGNAASNMPSSSKTKPVLSSLERSGVWLVAPLIAKLPTSVQGHVLKAAGEELENGQHLDSSSRKERDRQKQKSMSLLSQQPFLSLVLTCLKGQDEQREGLLTSLYSQVHQIVTNWRDDQYLDDCKPKQLMHEALKLRLNLVGGMFDTVQRSTQQTTEWAVLLLEIIISGTVDMQSNNELFTTVLDMLSVLINGTLAADMSSISQGSMEENKRAYMNLVKKLRKELAERQSDSLEKVYQLLPLPKPTRDVITCEPQGSLIDTKGNKIAGFDSIFKKEGLQVSTKQKISPWDLFEGLKPSAPLSWGWFGTVRVDRRVARGEEQQRLLLYHTHLRPRPRAYYLEPLPLPPEDEEPPAPTLLEPEKKAPEPPKTDKPGAAPPSTEERKKKSTKGKKRSQPAAKTEDYGMGPGRSGPYGVTVPPDLLHHANPSSISHLSYRQSSIGLYTQNQPLPAGGPRVDPYRPVRLPMQKLPTRPPYPGVLPTTMTGVMGLEPASYKTSVYRQQQPAVPQGQRLRQQLQAKISQGMLGQSSVHQMTPSSSYGLQTSQGYTPYVSHVGLQQHTGPAGTMVPPSYSSQPYQSTHPSTNPTLVDPTRHLQQRPSGYVHQQAPTYGHGLTSTQRFSHQTLQQTPMIGTMTPLGPQGVQAGIRSASILPEQQQQQQQQQQQQQQQQQQQQQQQQQYHIRQQQQQILRQQQQQQQQQQQQQQQQQQQQQQQAHQQQQQQAAPPQPQPQSQPQFQRQGLQQTQQQQQTAALVRQLQQQLSNTQPQPSTNIFGRY, encoded by the exons ATGGCGGCCTTCGGGATCTTGAGCTACGAACACCGGCCCCTGAAGCGGCCGCGGCTGGGGCCTCCTGATGTGTACCCTCAAGATCCCAAACAGAAGGAG GATGAATTAACGGCCTTGAATGTAAAACAAGGTTTCAATAACCAGCCCGCTGTCTCTGGGGATGAACATGGCACTGCCAAGAATGTCAACTTTAATCCTGCCAAG ATCAGTTCCAACTTCAACAGCATCATTACAGAGAAGTTACGTTGTAACACCCTCCCTGACATTGGGCGAAGGAAGCCCCAAGTGAACCAGAAGGACAACTTCTGGCTGGTGACTGCACGATCCCAGAGTGCCATTAACACTTGGTTTACTGATCTGGCTGGTACCAAGCCACTCACACAACTAGCCAAAAAG GTCCCCATTTTCAGTAAGAAGGAAGAAGTGTTTGGGTATTTAGCCAAATACACAGTGCCTGTGATGCGGGCCGCCTGGCTCATTAAGATGACCTGTGCCTACTATGCAGCAATCTCAGAGACCAAGGTTAAGAAGAGACATATTGACCCCTTCACAG AATGGACTCAGATCATCACCAAGTGCTTATGGGAGCAGCTTCAAAAGATGGCTGAATACTACCGGCCAGGGCCTGCTGGAAGTGGGGGCTGTGGCTCCACTATAGGCCCCTTGCCCCATGATGTTGAGATGGCAATCCGGCAGTGGGACTACAACGAGAAGCTGGCCATGTTCATGTTTCAG GACGGAATGCTGGACAGACATGAGTTTCTGACCTGGGTACTTGAGTGTTTTGAGAAAATCCGCCCTGGAGAGGATGAATTGCTTAAACTGCTGCTGCCCCTGCTGCTTCGA TACTCTGGAGAGTTTGTTCAGTCTGCGTACCTCTCCCGCCGCCTCGCCTACTTCTGTACACGGAGACTGGCCCTGCAGCTGGATGGTGTGAGCAGTCACTCATCTCATGTGATGTCTGCTCAGTCGACAAGCACACTGCCCACCACCCCTGCTCCTCAGCCCCCAAGTAGCAGCACACCCTCTACACCCTTTAGTGACCTGCTTATGTGCCCTCAGCACCGGCCCCTAGTTTTTGGCCTCAGCTGTATCCTTCAG ACCATCCTGCTGTGTTGTCCTAGTGCCCTGGTTTGGCACTATTCACTGACTGATAGTCGAATCAAGACTGGCTCACCACTTGACCACCTGCCTATTGCCCCCTCCAACCTGCCCATGCCAGAGGGCAACAGTGCCTTCACTCAGCAG GTCCGTGCAAAGTTGCGGGAGATCGAGCAACAGATCAAGGAGCGAGGACAGGCCGTTGAGGTTCGCTGGTCTTTTGATAAGTGCCAGGAAGCTACTGCAG GCTTCACCATTGGACGAGTACTCCATACTTTGGAGGTGTTGGACAGCCATAGTTTTGAACGCTCTGACTTCAGCAACTCTCTTGATTCCCTCTGTAATCGAATCTTTGGATTGGGGCCTAGCAAGGATGGGCACGAG ATCTCCTCAGATGATGATGCAGTGGTATCGTTACTGTGTGAATGGGCTGTCAGCTGCAAGCGTTCTGGTCGGCATCGTGCGATGGTGGTAGCCAAgctgctggagaagagacaggcagAGATTGAGGCTGAG CGTTGTGGAGAATCGGAAGCTGCAGATGAGAAGGGTTCCATTGCCTCTGGCTCCCTTTCTGCTCCCAGTGCTCCCATTTTCCAAGATGTCCTCTTACAGTTTCTGGATACACAGGCTCCCATGCTGA cGGACCCCCGAAGTGAGAGTGAGCGAGTGGAATTCTTTAACTTGGTACTGCTGTTCTGTGAACTGATTCGACATGATGTTTTCTCCCACAACATGTACACTTGCACCCTCATCTCCCGAGGGGACCTTGCCTTCGGAGCCCCTGGTCCCCGGCCTCCCTCTCCCTTTGATGACCCAGCTGATGACCCAGAGCGCAAGGAGGCtgagggcagcagcagcagcaagctggag GATCCAGGGCTCTCAGAGTCTATGGACATTGACCCTAGCTCCAGTGTGCTCTTTGAGGACATGGAAAAGCCTGATTTCTCA TTGTTCTCCCCTACTATGCCCTGTGAGGGGAAGGGCAGTCCATCCCCTGAGAAACCAGATGTTGAGAAGGAGGTGAAGCCCCCACCCAAGGAGAAGCTAGAAGGAACCCTTGGGGTTCTTTATGACCAGCCACGGCATGTGCAGTATGCCACACACTTTCCCATCCCCCAG GAGGAGTCATGCAGCCATGAGTGCAACCAGCGGTTGGTCGTACTGTTTGGGGTGGGAAAGCAGCGAGATGATGCCCGCCATGCCATCAAGAAAATTACCAAGGATATCCTGAAGGTTCTGAACCGCAAGGGGACAGCAGAAACTG ACCAGCTTGCTCCTATTGTGCCTCTGAATCCTGGAGACCTGACATTCTTAG GTGGGGAGGATGGACAGAAGCGGCGACGAAACCGACCTGAAGCTTTTCCCACTGCCGAGGATATCTTTGCTAAGTTCCAGCACCTTTCACATTATGACCAACATCAGGTCACGGCTCAG GTCTCCCGGAATGTTCTGGAGCAGATCACGAGCTTTGCCCTTGGCATGTCATACCACTTGCCTCTGGTGCAGCATGTGCAGTTTATCTTCGACCTCATGGAATATTCACTCAGCATCAGTGGCCTCATCGACTTTGCCATTCAG CTGCTGAATGAACTGAGTGTAGTCGAGGCCGAACTGCTTCTCAAATCCTCAGATCTGGTGGGCAGCTACACCACCAGCCTGTGCCTGTGCATCGTGGCTGTCCTGCGCCACTATCATGCCTGCCTCATCCTCAACCAGGACCAGATGGCACAGGTCTTTGAGGG GCTGTGTGGCGTAGTTAAGCATGGGATGAACCGATCTGATGGTTCCTCTGCAGAACGCTGTATCCTTGCATATCTCTATGATCTGTACACCTCCTGTAGCCATTTAAAGAGCAAATTTGGGGAACTCTTCAG TGACTTCTGCTCCAAGGTGAAGAACACCATCTACTGCAACGTGGAGCCGTCAGAGTCCAACATGCGCTGGGCACCCGAGTTCATGATCGACACTTTAGAGAACCCCGCCGCTCACACCTTCACCTACACGGGGCTAGGCAAGAGTCTTAGTGAGAACCCTGCTAACCGCTACAGCTTTGTCTGCAATGCCCTTATGCACGTCTGTGTGGGGCACCATGATTCGGATAG GGTGAATGACATCGCCATCCTGTGTGCAGAGCTGACCGGCTATTGCAAGTCACTGAGTGCAGAGTGGCTGGGAGTGCTTAAGGCCTTGTGCTGCTCCTCTAACAATGGCACTTGTGGTTTCAACGACCTCCTCTGCAATGTAGAT GTCAGTGACCTGTCTTTTCACGACTCCCTGGCCACTTTTGTTGCCATCCTCATCGCTCGGCAGTGTTTGCTCCTGGAGGATCTGATTCGCTGTGCGGCCATCCCTTCACTCCTTAATGCTG CTTGCAGTGAACAGGACTCTGAGCCAGGGGCCCGGCTTACCTGCCGCATCCTCCTCCACCTTTTCAAGACACCTCAACTCAATCCTTGCCAATCGGATGGAA ACAAGCCTACTGTAGGAATCCGCTCCTCCTGTGACCGCCACCTGCTGGCTGCCTCCCAGAACCGCATCGTGGATGGAGCTGTGTTTGCTGTTCTCAAGGCTGTGTTTGTACTTG GGGATGCGGAACTGAAGGGTTCGGGCTTCACTGTGACAGGAGGAACAGAAGAGCttccagaggaggaaggaggaggtggcAGTGGCAGTCGGAGGCAGGGTGGCCGCAACATCTCTGTGGAGACAGCCAGTCTGGATGTCTATGCCAAGTACGTGCTACGCAGCATCTGCCAGCAG GAATGGGTAGGAGAACGTTGCCTTAAATCGCTGTGTGAGGACAGCAATGACCTGCAAGACCCAGTGTTGAGCAGTGCCCAGGCCCAGCGCCTCATGCAGCTTATCTGCTACCCACATCGGCTGCTGGACAACGAGGATGGGGAAAACCCACAGCGGCAACGCATTAAGCGTATTCTCCAG AACTTGGACCAGTGGACCATGCGCCAGTCTTCATTGGAACTGCAGCTCATGATCAAGCAGACCCCTAACAAT GAGATGAACTCCCTCTTAGAGAACATCGCCAAGGCCACAATCGAGGTTTTCCAACAGTCTGCAGAGACAGGGTCATCTTCTGGAAATGCTGCAAGCAACATGCCCAGCAGCAGCAAGACCAAGCCTGTGCTCAG CTCTCTAGAACGCTCGGGTGTATGGCTAGTGGCTCCTCTCATTGCCAAACTGCCCACCTCAGTCCAGGGGCATGTGTTAAAGGCTGCTGGGGAAGAATTGGAGAACGGCCAGCACCTGGACTCCTCTTCCCGCAAAGAACGTGATCGACAAAAGCAAAAGAG CATGTCCCTGTTGAGCCAGCAGCCCTTCTTATCCCTGGTGCTGACATGTCTGAAGGGGCAGGATGAGCAGCGTGAGGGACTCCTTACCTCGCTCTACAGCCAGGTCCACCAG ATTGTGACTAATTGGAGAGATGACCAGTATTTAGACGATTGCAAACCAAAGCAGCTAATGCATGAGGCACTCAAACTGCGGCTCAACCTG GTGGGGGGCATGTTTGACACAGTGCAGCGCAGCACCCAGCAGACCACGGAGTGGGCTGTGCTCCTCCTGGAGATCATCATCAGCGGCACTGTCGACATGCAGTCCAACAA CGAGCTCTTCACCACTGTCCTGGACATGCTAAGCGTGCTCATCAATGGGACCCTAGCTGCAGACATGTCCAGCATCTCCCAGGGCAGCATGGAGGAAAACAAACGTGCCTACATGAACCTGGTGAAGAAGCTGCGG AAAGAGTTGGCGGAACGCCAGTCGGATAGTCTGGAAAAAGTTTACCAGCTGCTGCCACTGCCCAAGCCGACTCGAGATGTGATCACGTGTGAGCCGCAGGGCTCCCTTATTGACACCAAGGGCAACAAGATTGCTGGCTTTGACTCCATCTTCAAGAAGGAG GGTCTTCAGGTTTCCACCAAACAAAAGATCTCTCCCTGGGATCTTTTTGAGGGCTTGAAGCCATCAGCGCCACTGTCTTGGGGCTGGTTTGGAACAGTCCGGGTGGACCGGCGCGTGGCCCGTGGAGAGGAGCAGCAGCGGCTGCTGCTGTACCACACACACCTGAGGCCCCGGCCCCGCGCCTACTACCTGGAGCCACTGCCACTGCCTCCAGAAGACGAGgaaccccctgcccccaccctgctaGAGCCTGAAAAAAAGGCTCCAGAGCCCCCCAAAACTGACAAACCTGGAGCTGCTCCACCCAGCACTGAGGAACGTAAGAAGAAGTCCACCAAGGGCAAGAAGCGCAGCCAGCCTGCCGCCAAGACGGAA GACTATGGAATGGGCCCAGGCCGAAGTGGCCCCTACGGAGTGACAGTGCCTCCAGACCTCCTGCACCATGCCAACCCTAGCTCCATCTCCCACCTTAGCTACAGGCAGAGCTCCATAGGCCTCTACACCCAGAACCAGCCACTGCCAGCAG GTGGCCCCCGTGTGGATCCATACCGCCCTGTGCGGTTACCGATGCAGAAGCTGCCTACCCGCCCACCTTACCCTGGAGTGCTGCCCACGACCATGACTGGTGTCATGGGACTGGAACCTGCCTCCTACAAGACATCTGTGTACCGACAGCAGCAGCCTGCAGTGCCCCAAGGACAGCGCCTTCGCCAACAGCTCCAGGCAAAGATA AGTCAAGGGATGTTGGGACAGTCATCTGTCCATCAGATGACTCCCAGTTCTTCGTACGGTTTGCAGACCTCCCAG ggCTATACTCCTTATGTTTCTCATGTGGGATTGCAGCAACACACAGGCCCTGCAGGTACCATGGTGCCCCCCAGCTACTCCAGCCAGCCTTACCAGAGCACCCACCCTTCTACCAATCCTACTCTTGTAGATCCTACTCGCCACCTGCAGCAGCGGCCCAGTGGCTATGTGCACCAGCAGGCCCCAACCTACGGACATGGGCTGACCTCCACTCAAAG GTTTTCCCACCAGACACTGCAGCAAACACCCATGATAGGCACCATGACCccactgggcccccagggtgTCCAGGCTGGCATCCGGTCGGCTTCCATCCTgcctgaacagcagcagcagcagcagcagcagcagcaacagcagcagcagcagcagcagcagcagcagcagcagcagcaacagtaccaTAtccggcagcagcagcagcagatcctgCGG cagcagcaacagcagcagcagcagcaacagcagcaacagcagcagcagcagcaacagcagcagcaacaagcacaccagcagcagcagcagcaggcggctcctcctcagccccagccccagtccCAGCCCCAG TTCCAGCGCCAGGGGCTTCAGCAgacacagcaacaacaacagacagCAGCTTTGGTCCGGCAGCTCCAACAACAGCTCTCTA ACACCCAGCCACAGCCCAGTACCAACATATTTGGAcgctactga